The following proteins come from a genomic window of Miscanthus floridulus cultivar M001 chromosome 2, ASM1932011v1, whole genome shotgun sequence:
- the LOC136539804 gene encoding heavy metal-associated isoprenylated plant protein 12-like: MPDSKKIVLKVDVVGDGCKAKAMSTVAKFQGVKSVAVDGEGTLTVVGEVDVVRVAKALRKARFEARVLSVGPEKQPDNKKPDEAAKKPAADQEAKKPPPPCCTGCSACRPPPVLVPAHAHPFPGAVVCYEEQAAGNGCVIL, encoded by the exons ATGCCGGACTCCAAG AAGATTGTGCTGAAGGTGGACGTCGTCGGCGATGGCTGCAAGGCCAAAGCCATGAGCACCGTCGCCAAGTTCCAGG GGGTGAAGTCGGTGGCGGTGGACGGGGAGGGGACGCTGACGGTGGTGGGGGAGGTGGACGTGGTGCGCGTGGCCAAGGCGCTGCGCAAGGCCAGGTTCGAGGCGCGCGTCCTCAGCGTCGGCCCGGAGAAGCAGCCGGACAACAAGAAGCCTGACGAGGCCGCCAAGAAACCCGCCGCCGACCAGGAGGCcaagaagccgccgccgccgtgctgcaCCGGCTGCAGCGCCTGCCGTCCACCACCAGTTCTGGTCCCGGCGCACGCGCATCCTTTCCCCGGTGCCGTGGTGTGCTACGAGGAGCAGGCCGCGGGCAACGGATGCGTCATCCTCTGA
- the LOC136530840 gene encoding protein phosphatase 2C 32-like, with protein sequence MGNSTSRVVGCFAPPDKAAGGVDLDFLEPLDEGLGHSFCYVRPGAVADSPAITPSNSERYTLDSSVMDSETRSGSFRHEPADDLAAAAAAVGLQRPCRSFGETTFRTISGASVSANASSARTGNLTVSLAGDVQEPAAAFESTASFAAVPLQPVPRGSGPLNTFLSGPLERGFASGPLDKGSGFMSGPLDKGGAFMSGPIDAGSRSNFSAPLSYGRRKARLGLLVHRISRPMKTALSRTFSRSSQNPGWVQKFLMHPMSQLPWARDAKSRSEGSQNGLEAGIPEPEYNVTRNLQWAHGKAGEDRVHVVLSEEQGWLFIGIYDGFSGPDAPDFLMSSLYKAIDKELEGLLWVYEDSSERCDHVSNLEEGESVAASVDAPHDDSGRFQSDNGKQEQLGNFGKQNVSPGKGGDESALQVQPNCTGCEEKDLAVQDSSSEKLGRDEIVEEMAGADLGNDLQNRESHNSNRGVSGADLYTSCSCATETSAYCDQHAKFLKENRKSKRLFELLEMELLEDYNKRLSKASPEKRKIPSLHVAQAGTAEGSSRNAAEISRCSLAATGECFDDSEDLGSSRHADSVLGTDLKECTGCSMSTSSSGHKQVTRRFVFGSKLRKMYKKQKMLQKKFFPWNYDWHRDQPHVDESVIKSSEVARRCKSGPVEHDAVLRAMSRALETTEEAYMEIVEKELDRHPELALMGSCVLVMLMKDQDVYVMNLGDSRAILAQDNDQYNSSSSSKGDLRHRNRSRESLVRVELDRISEESPMHNPNSHLNSNTKAKELSICRLKMRAVQLSTDHSTSIEEEVLRIKVEHPDDPQAVFNDRVKGQLKVTRAFGAGFLKKPKFNEALLEMFRIDYVGTSPYISCNPAVLHHRLCANDQFLVLSSDGLYQYFSNDEVVSHVLWFMENVPEGDPAQYLVAELLCRAAKKNGMNFHELLDIPQGDRRKYHDDVSVMVISLEGRIWRSSG encoded by the exons aTGGGCAACAGCACGTCCCGGGTCGTCGGCTGCTTCGCGCCGCCCGACAAGGCCGCCGGCGGCGTCGACCTCGACTTCCTCGAGCCGCTCGACGAAGGGCTCGGCCACTCCTTCTGCTACGTCCGCCCGGGCGCCGTCGCCGACTCGCCCGCGATCACGCCCTCCAACTCCGAGCGCTACACGCTCGATTCTAGCGTCATGGACTCGGAGACCCGCAGCGGGTCCTTCCGGCACGAGCCAGCCGACGAcctggcggccgccgccgcggccgtcgGGCTGCAGCGGCCCTGCAGGAGCTTCGGCGAGACCACCTTCCGGACCATCTCGGGGGCCTCCGTCAGCGCCAACGCGTCCTCCGCCAGGACGGGCAACCTCACTGTCTCCCTTGCCGGTGACGTGCAGGAGCCCGCCGCCGCGTTCGAGAGCACCGCCTCCTTTGCCGCCGTGCCCTTGCAGCCGGTGCCGCGAGGGTCGGGGCCGCTCAACACCTTCCTGTCGGGGCCGCTGGAGAGAGGATTCGCGTCCGGCCCGCTTGACAAAGGCTCCGGCTTCATGTCTGGGCCATTGGACAAGGGAGGAGCCTTCATGTCAGGTCCCATCGATGCTGGCAGCAGAAGCAACTTCTCAGCACCTCTTTCGTATGGCCGGAGGAAGGCTCGTCTGGGGCTTCTTGTACATAGGATTAGCAGACCCATGAAAACCGCATTGTCCAGAACATTCAGCAGGAGCTCACAGAATCCAGGCTGGGTTCAGAAGTTTCTGATGCATCCAATGTCTCAACTGCCCTGGGCAAGGGACGCAAAGTCCAGATCAGAAGGCTCACAGAATGGGTTGGAAGCTGGGATACCTGAACCTGAGTATAATGTGACGAGGAACCTTCAGTGGGCTCATGGAAAGGCAGGGGAAGATAGGGTTCATGTTGTTCTATCTGAAGAGCAAGGATGGCTGTTCATTGGAATTTATGATGGTTTTAGTGGCCCTGATGCACCTGACTTTCTAATGAGCAGTCTATACAAGGCCATTGATAAAGAACTGGAAGGACTGCTCTGGGTTTACGAAGACAGCTCTGAAAGGTGTGACCATGTATCTAATCTTGAAGAGGGTGAATCAGTTGCTGCTTCTGTGGATGCTCCTCATGATGATAGTGGCCGGTTCCAGAGTGACAATGGGAAACAGGAACAACTTGGTAATTTTGGAAAACAAAATGTCTCACCTGGAAAGGGTGGTGATGAAAGTGCCTTGCaagttcaaccaaactgtacCGGCTGTGAAGAGAAAGATTTGGCTGTACAGGATTCAAGTAGTGAGAAGTTGGGCAGGGATGAGATAGTTGAGGAAATGGCTGGAGCTGATCTGGGAAATGATCTCCAAAATAGAGAATCTCACAACTCGAACAGAGGTGTTTCAGGTGCAGATCTTTACACCAGCTGTAGCTGTGCAACAGAAACCAGTGCCTATTGTGATCAGCATGCCAAGTTCTTGAAAGAAAACAGAAAGAGCAAGCGTCTTTTTGAGCTTCTTGAGATGGAACTGCTAGAAGATTATAACAAAAGGTTATCTAAGGCGTCACCAGAGAAAAGGAAAATACCGAGCTTGCATGTTGCACAGGCAGGCACTGCAGAAGGGAGCTCAAGAAACGCAGCTGAGATCTCCAGGTGTTCATTGGCAGCAACTGGAGAATGTTTTGATGATTCTGAAGATCTTGGAAGTTCAAGACATGCTGATAGTGTACTTGGCACAGATCTTAAAGAGTGTACAGGGTGTTCAATGTCTACATCTTCATCAGGGCACAAGCAAGTTACGAGAAGATTTGTATTCGGATCAAAGTTGAGGAAGATGTACAAAAAGCAAAAAATGTTGCAGAAGAAGTTTTTCCCATGGAACTACGATTGGCACAGAGATCAACCTCATGTTGATGAAAGTGTTATAAAATCTTCAGAAGTCGCTAGGAGATGTAAGTCAGGGCCAGTAGAGCATGATGCTGTATTGAGGGCAATGTCACGAGCACTTGAAACAACAGAGGAAGCATACATGGAAATTGTGGAAAAGGAGCTTGATAGACATCCAGAGCTTGCATTAATGGGTTCATGTGTCCTTGTAATGTTGATGAAGGACCAGGATGTATATGTCATGAATCTTGGGGATAGCCGAGCAATCTTGGCACAGGACAATGATCAGTACAATAGCTCAAGTTCCTCAAAAGGAGATTTACGACATCGAAACAGGTCAAGGGAGTCACTTGTCCGTGTCGAACTTGATAGGATATCAGAAGAGTCGCCGATGCATAATCCTAACAGCCACCTAAACAGCAATACAAAAGCTAAGGAACTCTCAATTTGTAGATTAAAAATGAGGGCAGTGCAACTGTCAACTGACCATAGCACGAGTATTGAGGAG GAAGTCTTGAGGATTAAAGTAGAACATCCTGATGATCCCCAAGCTGTCTTTAATGATAGAGTAAAGGGACAGCTGAAGGTTACTAGAGCATTTGGTGCTGGTTTTCTAAAGAAG CCAAAATTTAACGAGGCACTGCTTGAGATGTTCCGCATCGACTATGTTGGAACATCACCATATATCAGCTGCAACCCTGCTGTACTTCACCATCGTCTCTGCGCAAATGATCAGTTTCTTGTATTGTCGTCAGATGGATTGTATCAATATTTCAGCAATGACGAGGTAGTTTCGCATGTGTTGTGGTTCATGGAAAATGTACCAGAGGGAGACCCAGCGCAATACCTTGTAGCTGAACTTCTTTGTCGTGCAGCCAAGAAGAATG GAATGAATTTTCACGAGTTACTGGATATCCCCCAGGGTGATCGCCGGAAATACCATGATGATGTTTCTGTTATGGTAATCTCACTTGAAGGAAGAATCTGGCGATCTTCTGGATGA